TGCACCCCCAATCAAAACAACCGCAGATCGAACAGCGGTTGTTTGCGGATGCCGATCGAGCTGCGACGCTCCTTAACCGCAAAACGAGCAGCGTTTGCAGTACCATTTGCGGTTAACAACTCAGATCTACATCTACGAGTGGAGAAATACTAACCTTCACGCCAGATCTGCTACCCAGCTACCCCCAGCTACCTGCTACGCTGACAGCCCACGCGATAGCACCAACTTACGAGCATTGCATGCACTGGTTGGAAGGAGGGGATGCACTGGTTTGAGGGGAGGGAAGGGGAGGAAGACTGGTCAGGGAAGATGAAAATAGGGGGTGTAGGGTTTTTTTGAATTGCGGCAGAGTTACTTTTTATAAACCCAAGACCATAGGGGGATAGGGGCACAGTTGGAATTAAAAGTGAGGGAGGAGGTGCAGGACGAGATACAGGTGCAGGAAGGATTACTCTCCCAAGTGTTTCTCCACCTCcgcactatttttatttattttaaaaatattttacacctccccattattttcttttattccaaaaataccctacacctcccactatccttaacaatctttttctttctctctctNcattaatggaacatttacatggctcattaatggagcatttacatggctcaaaTTTGAACTTCGAGCTCATTAATTTGCCCCATCTATTTGAATAATCGGTCTCAATTCGGGAGGAAGAACTGGTAAGAGACATAAAACCATCCATTCTGGTTCTATATTTGttcaccggaatgagagggatctagagactgtataggtataggtatgagactatacggttgaaggatagcttaaaggaattaagttggctactcatatcaacaaatgtatttgcttttcggtagtctaactcataagaactccatggttaagcgtgcttagcctgaagtaatttgggatgggtgaccttctggacTAAGTTAAGTTAGTCTGTATAGGTAcgagactatacggttgaaggatagcttggTATAAAATGCTTAGCTAATTCTATACGTCAAACCaaaaaattctttcttcttccaacTTTTTGATCTTCCCATTCGTTTTCATTGTCCGGGGATCCCTCTTCCCCTAATTCTTTCCATTCTATCAACGAATAATCCATAATAATTCTCAAATCCAGATCGGCTAATTGTTCTCGGATAACAACTGCTCCACTTGAAATTTCTCGATttcgaaatatatatattcccttaaataagtttgattcaatcttatttttgttgttcaatatattttttttacttcaaattacttaataaatggtaaaattttgttctaaatttctagaaaaatgtttatatatgtgtgtgttttttttacatttaatatctataatttttaacattatattatgttttaacttacaNACATNTTNGANTCAAATAACNtgaataaagtatttaatttattagataaataatataNaaatattattaaatacttaaaatataaaagaaaagttatttgttaaagatttggaatttatttagtttttttgtcattataaagttagtatataataataatatattattattatttactattaatataaaatggaagtggtagaaacactaatattgaagttttctctgaattttatattttgcagtATATCACGATCTGAACCATGTGAATACTCCaataatgtagagagagaaagagaaatattattGAGGATAGTGGGGGttgtaggatatttttggaataaaagaaaatagtgaaaaggtataaaatatttttaaaataaatgaaaataatgggaAGGTAGACAAGCATTTGggaaggtggagggagcaacacccttttagaaaaatagaagGGTTATgttctaataaaattttatgaaaccaaaattttacatttacaaATGAGAATTAAAAGGGaatttaatcttaaataaataaataaacaaaatcttaCGAAATGATATACAAGGTTGgccaataaattttttttatataaattagttaagATGAGCTGAAGAGAAATACGAGAATATGAAGGGAAATGTTGAAACAATAAATCGGCCCATTAAAGAAGACATTATATAAggttaatttcatcattttcccaGCTATGAATACAAAACTGACAACTATGAATACAAAACTGACAACAATGAATACAAAACTGAGCAATGAACAtctaaatttgttaaataaacGAATACAAATCAgaagtttgaaataaaaacaagCTACTTAGATTTCTTGGAATTCTTTAAACGTTCAGAGGTTAGAAATGCAGCATCATCCCTGATGAAATTCCACCGAAGGTAGGTAAGAGGAACAGTAATGGCATGCCTAAGAGCTTGTGCATCCACATGTCCTTCATATGGAGGGAAATCATATATCTGTAGGGACACTGCAAGGCCACTGATAAGAACAGCAAAACGAAGCTTCCATCGAGATGGATGGTGACTAACAGCACCCCAAATTGCCCATGTTGCAAGTTGTGCTACACTCATTGCTAGACAAACTTTGAAGTTCCATTCTGCagagttttaaaaatttcaataaaatgtcATAAGaaagtggaaaaaaaataaatggtataaggaaaaataaaagaatagtgaaccaaaacacaaattaaaatttatttctttgaaaAAGCAACACTTTTGGATGGAATAGATAACTAAGAACATATTTCTGAGgggaaaataaagtaaataatggTTTCATGTGATTCTTGTCCTCAGGAATAATCAGCAATGTAAAGATTAATGGAGGATACTTACCATGGTCTAGTTTAAAGAAGTTGAGGTACATTATATGAGTTGCTACAAAAGATATCAATGGAGCAGGAATCATAACTCTAGTAGCTTCATCTTTTACATTGAAGCTTCTTAAAATGGCCATAATCAGGGAATATCCAATGAGGGCAACTGCAGAAAAGCTGTATAGCCTCTCTATTATCTCACAATATCTGCAGTTTATTGTGAGAAAGAAACATGTCACTAAATTAAACAGATATTAAGATaggttgtttctttttctttcaactagTTTGGTGGGATTTTAGGAAATATATAGTAATGTTTTGTAAGGAAGGAAATATAACCTTTAAAGGACATTAAAAGCATCAGCATGTATAAGTTAGACTACCATTTGCATTTGCTATAACTAAATCCAACTATGTTAGAATACCATTTGCCttggtaaaattaaaatatcaaaactatCTGCTTAAGTGACTTACCTACTATGAAAAATTGCACTCCAAAACCAGGAATTCAAAGACAAGAGCCCATAAATATGCC
This DNA window, taken from Vigna radiata var. radiata cultivar VC1973A chromosome 5, Vradiata_ver6, whole genome shotgun sequence, encodes the following:
- the LOC106761712 gene encoding post-GPI attachment to proteins factor 3; protein product: MLHCYVIVFVLVFSPFIAISNASAGDADPRYRNCVNQCDESGCIGKRCFPNCNISADEVPVIGPPWGMLEPLYARWKKAHCKSNCHYNCMLDREKERELLNKEPEKYHGRWPFKRIYGIQDPASMVFSFLNLLMHLHGWMSFFTLIYNKLPLKARKRPYYEYAGLWHIYGLLSLNSWFWSAIFHSRYCEIIERLYSFSAVALIGYSLIMAILRSFNVKDEATRVMIPAPLISFVATHIMYLNFFKLDHEWNFKVCLAMSVAQLATWAIWGAVSHHPSRWKLRFAVLISGLAVSLQIYDFPPYEGHVDAQALRHAITVPLTYLRWNFIRDDAAFLTSERLKNSKKSK